In one Bacteroidota bacterium genomic region, the following are encoded:
- a CDS encoding T9SS type A sorting domain-containing protein, whose product VAGEILTSEELAQAVLYQNQPNPFKNQTTISYYLPEASIVELSVYNVLGEKIEVLESGSKVAGLYKFVYDFKKSQSGIYYYRLDVNGVSQVKQMSVIK is encoded by the coding sequence GTAGCCGGCGAAATTTTGACAAGTGAAGAATTGGCTCAGGCTGTCCTTTATCAAAACCAGCCCAATCCTTTCAAAAATCAAACAACTATAAGCTATTATTTGCCGGAGGCTTCAATAGTTGAGCTATCGGTTTATAATGTTTTGGGTGAGAAAATTGAGGTTCTTGAAAGTGGAAGCAAAGTTGCTGGATTATACAAATTTGTTTACGATTTTAAAAAATCCCAATCGGGCATTTATTACTACCGACTTGATGTAAATGGAGTTTCGCAAGTAAAACAAATGAGTGTGATTAAATAG